In one window of Haemorhous mexicanus isolate bHaeMex1 chromosome 31, bHaeMex1.pri, whole genome shotgun sequence DNA:
- the LOC132340187 gene encoding scale keratin-like, with product MSYSSESCGVSCPQPIAESTNEPCVQQCPESRALILPPPVVVTIPGPVLSTCPQESVVGSSGPALPGRSFSSLSSQGYGGSFGLGGSGGSGGSLALGGSSGYGGSFGSGGYGGSRGNWGSFGWAPYGGSQGYGGSFGLGGSRGYRGSFGSGGYGGYGGFSGYGGSQGYGGSQGYGGSFGLGSCGGYGGSQGYGDSLGYGGSLGYGRSLGYGGDTGYGGSFGGYGGSLGGYGGSLGGYGGSFGNCGRSYSSGFSSRGLGYSLPGSQRWGRSRRGSCGVF from the coding sequence ATGTCCTACTCCAGCGAGTCCTGCGGCGtcagctgcccccagcccatcGCCGAGAGCACCAACGAGCCGTGTGTGCAGCAGTGCCCCGAGTCCAGAGCCCTGATCCTGCCCCCGCCGGTGGTGGTGACCATCCCGGGCCCCGTGCTCAGCACCTGCCCCCAGGAGAGCGTTGTGGGATCGTCGGGCCCAGCCTTGCCGGGGCGTTCCTTCAgttccctcagctcccagggctaCGGGGGCTCCTTTGGGCTGGGAGGATCTGGGGGTTCTGGGGGCTCCCTGGCCTTGGGGGGCTCCTCTGGCTATGGGGGCTCCTTTGGGTCTGGAGGTTATGGGGGCTCCCGGGGGAATTGGGGCTCGTTTGGGTGGGCACCTTATGGAGGTTCCCAGGGCTATGGGGGCTCCTTTGGGTTGGGTGGCTCCCGTGGTTATAGGGGCTCCTTTGGGTCTGGAGGTTATGGGGGCTATGGGGGTTTCTCAGGCTATGGGGGCTCCCAGGGCTATGGGGGCTCCCAGGGCTATGGGGGCTCCTTTGGcctgggaagctgtgggggCTATGGGGGCTCCCAGGGCTATGGGGACTCCCTTGGATATGGGGGCTCCCTTGGCTACGGCCGTTCCCTGGGTTATGGAGGTGACACCGGCTATGGGGGCTCCTTTGGGGGCTATGGGGGCTCCCTCGGGGGCTATGGGGGCTCCCTCGGGGGTTATGGGGGCTCCTTTGGCAATTGCGGGAGGTCCTACAGCTCCGGCTTCTCCTCGCGGGGCCTGGGCTactccctgcctggctcccagagatggggcaggtCCCGCCGCgggagctgtggggttttcTAA